The Micromonospora sp. NBC_01740 genome includes a window with the following:
- a CDS encoding LLM class flavin-dependent oxidoreductase, with protein sequence MSTDDGRRLVGIGLQSDKSADEYAALAELAERHGFDVLSVFGDLMYQPPIFPLLVAARHTRRIRLGSACLNPFTMHPVEIAGQVAALDLASNGRAYLGLARGTWLDQIGVPQARPLRRITETVDVVRLLLSRDEGGFAGREFTVAPGTALRYAPVRADVPVLVGTWGQQTARTAAAFASEIKVGGSANPAMAKTMRAWLDEATPAGRDQVGVVIGAVTVVDEDGALARRVARTEVAMYLAVVAALDPNVDIDPELLARIQQHVARQEHDLAGALIGGDLLDLFAFSGTPEHVAAQAAAVFDAGATRVEFGTPHGLTPAGGVDLLGRRVLPLLRE encoded by the coding sequence GTGAGCACCGACGACGGACGCCGACTCGTCGGCATCGGACTGCAGTCCGACAAGAGCGCCGACGAGTACGCGGCACTGGCCGAACTCGCCGAACGGCACGGCTTCGACGTGCTGTCGGTCTTCGGCGACCTGATGTACCAGCCGCCGATCTTCCCGCTGCTGGTGGCCGCCCGGCACACCCGGCGGATCCGGCTCGGGTCGGCCTGCCTGAACCCGTTCACCATGCACCCGGTGGAGATCGCCGGGCAGGTCGCTGCCCTGGATCTGGCGTCGAACGGGCGGGCCTACCTCGGGCTGGCCCGGGGCACCTGGCTCGACCAGATCGGGGTGCCGCAGGCCCGGCCGCTGCGCCGGATCACCGAGACGGTCGACGTGGTGCGGCTGCTGCTCTCCCGCGACGAGGGCGGCTTCGCGGGCCGGGAGTTCACCGTGGCGCCCGGCACGGCGCTGCGCTACGCCCCGGTCCGCGCCGACGTGCCCGTCCTGGTGGGGACGTGGGGTCAGCAGACCGCCCGGACGGCTGCCGCCTTCGCCTCGGAGATCAAGGTCGGCGGGTCGGCCAACCCGGCGATGGCCAAGACGATGCGCGCCTGGCTGGACGAGGCCACGCCCGCCGGCCGGGACCAGGTGGGTGTGGTGATCGGTGCGGTCACCGTGGTGGACGAGGACGGCGCCCTGGCCCGCCGGGTGGCCCGCACCGAGGTCGCCATGTACCTCGCCGTGGTCGCCGCCCTCGACCCCAACGTGGACATCGACCCGGAGCTGCTGGCGCGGATCCAGCAGCACGTCGCCCGCCAGGAGCACGATCTCGCCGGCGCGCTGATCGGCGGGGACCTGCTCGACCTGTTCGCCTTCTCCGGCACGCCCGAACATGTCGCGGCGCAGGCCGCGGCGGTGTTCGACGCCGGGGCCACCCGGGTGGAGTTCGGCACCCCGCACGGGCTGACCCCGGCCGGTGGCGTCGACCTGCTCGGCCGCCGGGTGCTGCCGCTGCTCAGGGAGTGA
- a CDS encoding discoidin domain-containing protein has protein sequence MAVSRRRLIGSLAAGSALAAVSPTDLVSALRGTAYAASPPGDVVGKVSVGYQGWFSCPGDGAPIGGWWHWSRDRFQSPSPANTTIVSWPDMREYTRSYTTAYPPLGNGQPAQLFSSYDQQTVDTHFRWMQEHGCDTAALQRFNPFGDEGPTRDAMTVKVRGAAERHGRKFYVMYDVTGWTAMQSQIKQDWLDRMSAHTASPAYARQNGRPVVCVWGFGFNDDGRPFAPAACLDVVNWFKAQGCYVIGGVPTYWRQGVNDSRPGFSEVYHAFHMLSPWMVGRTGTLDGLDWFHTNVNLPDLADCAAHGIDYQPCVMPGDLSAGHRRHGDFYWRHLYNMTRLGAHGLYVSMFDEYNEGNQIAKTSETQATTPAGAGIRALDEDGTVCSADYYLRITADGGRMFKGQLALTPVRPTPPVLGGGPQPGGDLAAGRPASASSQNGAFAAGNAVDADPNSYWESANGAFPQWWRVDLGASHPVARVVLAVPAGWEARTQTVTVQGSTDGTNFTTLTGPVGVRFDPATGNTATLTVPSTAARHVRVTVAGNTAWPAAQLAQVKVYAATGTPTTPTTPGGLTVTGRTSTSVSLAWTASTDPDGITGYQVRRDGQTVASVPGTSATVGGLTPQTTYTFTVVAVDGASTLSAPSAAVSATTAPAPGADLARGRSVTESSHVQAYGCANTVDGDADTYWESAGNAFPQWVRVDLGAIVPVGQVVLRLPPAAAWQRRTQTLSVEVSPDGTAWSTPVAPAGRVFDPATGNRVTIAVPAAPGRYVRIRVTGNTGWPAAQLSQLEVYAA, from the coding sequence ATGGCGGTGTCCCGTCGCAGACTCATCGGATCCCTCGCCGCCGGTTCGGCGCTCGCCGCCGTCTCACCCACCGACCTGGTCTCCGCCCTGCGCGGCACGGCGTACGCGGCCAGCCCGCCGGGCGACGTCGTCGGCAAGGTCTCGGTCGGCTACCAGGGCTGGTTCAGCTGCCCCGGTGACGGCGCGCCCATCGGCGGCTGGTGGCACTGGAGCCGCGACCGGTTCCAGTCGCCCTCCCCGGCCAACACCACGATCGTCTCCTGGCCCGACATGCGGGAGTACACCCGCAGCTACACCACCGCGTACCCGCCGCTCGGCAACGGCCAGCCGGCGCAGCTCTTCTCCTCCTACGACCAGCAGACCGTCGACACCCACTTCCGCTGGATGCAGGAGCACGGCTGCGACACCGCCGCCCTGCAACGGTTCAACCCGTTCGGCGACGAGGGGCCGACCCGCGACGCCATGACGGTCAAGGTCCGTGGCGCGGCGGAACGCCACGGCCGCAAGTTCTACGTCATGTACGACGTCACCGGCTGGACGGCGATGCAGTCCCAGATCAAGCAGGACTGGCTCGACCGGATGTCCGCGCACACCGCCTCACCGGCGTACGCGCGGCAGAACGGCCGGCCGGTGGTCTGCGTCTGGGGCTTCGGTTTCAACGACGACGGCCGCCCGTTCGCGCCGGCCGCCTGCCTCGACGTCGTCAACTGGTTCAAGGCCCAGGGCTGCTACGTCATCGGCGGCGTGCCGACCTACTGGCGGCAGGGCGTCAACGACTCCCGGCCGGGCTTCTCCGAGGTCTACCACGCGTTCCACATGCTCTCGCCGTGGATGGTCGGCCGCACCGGCACCCTCGACGGGCTCGACTGGTTCCATACCAACGTCAACCTCCCCGACCTGGCCGACTGCGCGGCGCACGGCATCGACTACCAGCCCTGCGTGATGCCCGGCGACCTGTCGGCCGGGCACCGCCGCCACGGCGACTTCTACTGGCGGCACCTCTACAACATGACCCGGCTGGGCGCGCATGGCCTCTACGTCTCCATGTTCGACGAGTACAACGAGGGCAACCAGATCGCCAAGACCAGCGAGACGCAGGCGACGACGCCGGCCGGGGCGGGCATCCGGGCGCTGGACGAGGACGGCACCGTTTGCTCCGCCGACTACTACCTGCGGATCACCGCCGACGGCGGCCGGATGTTCAAGGGGCAGCTCGCCCTGACCCCCGTACGACCGACGCCGCCCGTCCTCGGCGGCGGCCCACAGCCCGGGGGCGACCTGGCCGCTGGCCGGCCGGCGTCGGCGAGCAGCCAGAACGGCGCGTTCGCCGCCGGCAACGCCGTCGACGCCGACCCGAACAGCTACTGGGAGTCCGCCAACGGCGCCTTCCCCCAGTGGTGGCGGGTCGACCTGGGCGCGAGCCACCCGGTGGCCCGGGTCGTCCTTGCCGTGCCCGCCGGCTGGGAGGCGCGCACCCAGACGGTGACGGTGCAGGGCAGCACCGACGGCACGAATTTCACGACGCTCACCGGGCCCGTCGGGGTCCGGTTCGACCCGGCGACCGGCAACACCGCGACCCTCACCGTGCCGTCCACCGCCGCCCGCCACGTCCGGGTCACCGTCGCGGGCAACACCGCCTGGCCGGCGGCCCAACTCGCTCAGGTCAAGGTGTACGCGGCGACCGGCACGCCCACCACGCCCACCACGCCGGGCGGCCTCACGGTGACCGGCCGGACCTCGACCAGCGTGTCGCTGGCCTGGACGGCGTCGACCGACCCCGACGGCATCACCGGCTACCAGGTGCGCCGCGACGGGCAGACCGTCGCGTCCGTCCCGGGCACCTCCGCCACCGTCGGCGGGCTGACGCCCCAGACCACGTACACCTTCACGGTCGTCGCAGTGGACGGCGCCAGCACGCTGTCGGCGCCCTCCGCCGCCGTGTCGGCGACCACCGCGCCGGCGCCCGGGGCCGACCTCGCCCGGGGCAGGTCGGTGACGGAGAGCAGCCACGTGCAGGCCTACGGCTGTGCCAACACCGTCGACGGCGACGCGGACACCTACTGGGAGAGCGCCGGCAACGCCTTCCCGCAGTGGGTGCGGGTGGACCTCGGCGCGATCGTCCCCGTCGGACAGGTCGTGCTCCGGCTCCCGCCCGCCGCCGCCTGGCAACGACGCACCCAGACCCTCTCCGTCGAGGTGAGCCCGGACGGCACCGCGTGGAGCACACCCGTCGCCCCGGCCGGCCGGGTCTTCGATCCGGCCACCGGCAACCGGGTGACGATCGCCGTCCCGGCGGCGCCCGGCCGGTACGTGCGGATCCGCGTCACCGGCAACACCGGCTGGCCCGCGGCGCAGCTGTCCCAGCTTGAGGTGTACGCCGCGTAG
- a CDS encoding glycosyl hydrolase family 28-related protein has product MPLSRSALPGPSSRRRPRAAVAATVALATALGVLAGAPGPATATPPAGIAPVVTRAGLDPHLVAGRGADVDFVEQEAENATTDGEVIGPDRTAYTLPAEASGRRAVRLTPGRYVEFVLPRAANAITVRYSIPDAPQGGGITAPLDVAVNDRRVRTMTLTSQYAWLYNQYPFSNDPTAGLLHPDWWITECSCVPAATTPYPSIPTPFRPSHFYDEQRLLLGRTYRAGDRIRLTAPAGSNAAWTVIDLLDSELVGPPRVRLRAANVLAFGADPTGRRDSAAALERAIAFARRADVPVYLPPGTYQVNRHIIVDDVTIEGAGSWYTIIKGREVALPTPAPDGSVHTGVGFYGRSAADGGSRNVHLSGFAIEGDVRERIDTDQVNAIGGAMSDSTIDGLHLRHTKVGIWFDGPMSNVRVTNTIIVDQIADGLNFHTGVTDSLVAHTFVRNSGDDGLAMWSEKVGNARNRFDHNTVQSPVLANGIALYGGTDLTVSHNLVADPVREGSAIQVGSRFGAQPFTGRLLITGNTTARAGTYELNWKIGLGAIWFYALDRDIDARIEVIGDSYLDNTYNAIMLVSDWPVKDLHSITGVRFQDIRVDGTGTSVLSARAAGSASLRNVDARNVGAVGVNNCGSFNFPATGSEFALTDLGGNDGGWLAPWQLPNTITCDDRPPVVPPPPPSAW; this is encoded by the coding sequence ATGCCCCTGAGCAGATCTGCGCTGCCCGGACCGTCGTCGCGGCGACGGCCCCGGGCGGCGGTCGCCGCCACCGTCGCGCTCGCGACCGCCCTCGGCGTCCTGGCCGGCGCGCCCGGCCCGGCCACCGCCACCCCGCCCGCCGGCATCGCACCGGTGGTGACCAGGGCCGGCCTCGACCCGCACCTGGTCGCGGGGCGCGGCGCCGACGTCGACTTCGTCGAGCAGGAGGCGGAGAACGCGACCACGGACGGCGAGGTCATCGGCCCCGACCGCACCGCCTACACGCTGCCCGCCGAGGCCTCCGGCCGCCGCGCCGTCCGGCTGACCCCCGGCCGGTACGTCGAGTTCGTCCTGCCCCGCGCGGCCAACGCGATCACCGTGCGCTACAGCATCCCCGACGCCCCGCAGGGCGGCGGCATCACCGCCCCGCTGGACGTGGCGGTCAACGACCGGCGGGTCCGGACGATGACCCTCACCTCGCAGTACGCCTGGCTCTACAACCAGTACCCGTTCTCCAACGACCCGACCGCCGGCCTGCTGCACCCGGACTGGTGGATCACCGAGTGCTCGTGCGTGCCGGCGGCCACCACCCCGTACCCGAGCATCCCCACCCCGTTCCGCCCCAGCCACTTCTACGACGAGCAGCGGCTGCTGCTCGGCCGGACGTACCGGGCGGGCGACCGGATCCGGCTCACCGCCCCGGCCGGCAGCAACGCGGCGTGGACGGTGATCGACCTGCTCGACTCCGAACTCGTCGGCCCGCCGCGCGTCCGGCTGCGCGCCGCGAACGTGCTGGCCTTCGGCGCCGACCCGACCGGCCGCCGCGACTCCGCCGCCGCCCTGGAGCGGGCCATCGCCTTCGCCCGGCGGGCGGACGTACCGGTCTACCTGCCACCCGGCACGTACCAGGTCAACCGGCACATCATCGTCGACGACGTGACGATCGAGGGCGCCGGCAGCTGGTACACGATCATCAAGGGACGCGAGGTCGCCCTGCCCACGCCCGCGCCGGACGGCTCGGTGCACACCGGCGTCGGCTTCTACGGCAGGAGCGCCGCCGACGGCGGCAGCCGCAACGTGCACCTCTCCGGCTTCGCCATCGAGGGCGACGTGCGCGAGCGCATCGACACCGACCAGGTCAACGCGATCGGCGGCGCGATGAGCGACTCCACCATCGACGGGCTGCACCTGCGCCACACGAAGGTGGGCATCTGGTTCGACGGGCCGATGAGCAACGTGCGGGTCACCAACACGATCATCGTCGACCAGATCGCGGACGGGCTCAACTTCCACACCGGCGTCACCGACTCGCTGGTCGCCCACACCTTCGTCCGCAACAGCGGCGACGACGGGCTCGCGATGTGGTCGGAGAAGGTCGGCAACGCCCGCAACCGCTTCGACCACAACACCGTGCAGTCCCCGGTGCTGGCCAACGGCATCGCCCTCTACGGCGGCACCGACCTCACCGTGTCGCACAACCTGGTCGCCGACCCGGTGCGGGAGGGCAGCGCGATCCAGGTCGGCTCCCGCTTCGGCGCGCAGCCCTTCACCGGGCGGCTGCTGATCACCGGCAACACCACCGCCCGCGCCGGCACGTACGAGCTGAACTGGAAGATCGGGCTGGGGGCCATCTGGTTCTACGCGCTGGACCGGGACATCGACGCGCGGATCGAGGTGATCGGGGACAGCTACCTCGACAACACGTACAACGCCATCATGCTGGTCAGCGACTGGCCCGTGAAGGACCTCCACTCCATCACCGGCGTCCGGTTCCAGGACATCCGGGTCGACGGCACGGGCACCTCCGTGCTGAGCGCCCGGGCGGCGGGGTCGGCCTCGTTGCGCAACGTCGACGCCCGCAACGTCGGCGCCGTCGGCGTCAACAACTGCGGGTCGTTCAACTTCCCGGCGACCGGCTCGGAGTTCGCCCTCACCGACCTGGGCGGCAACGACGGCGGTTGGCTGGCCCCGTGGCAGCTGCCGAACACCATCACCTGCGACGACCGGCCGCCGGTCGTGCCGCCACCGCCACCGTCGGCCTGGTGA
- a CDS encoding tryptophan 2,3-dioxygenase family protein has product MKRDHSPVLPGDGATDYARYMRLDALLDLQRRPEEMLHRDELLFQVVHQSTELWLKLAAAELAEAVTRLRAGELAVTESLLARATLGIQLVTDQLEMFRHLSPADFQAMQPALGKGSGAESPGWRQVQATSRQLGRAFAEQLEAQGIDPATLGRPDPANPVQRLAEALVEWDERVSLWRTRHYQIALRVGGHAPDGAEATMLAKLVGYRFFPELWRARLKPTGESGNESQVGRP; this is encoded by the coding sequence GTGAAGCGGGACCACTCACCTGTGCTGCCTGGCGACGGCGCCACGGACTATGCGCGCTACATGCGGCTGGACGCGCTGCTCGACCTGCAACGGCGTCCGGAGGAGATGCTCCACCGCGACGAGTTGCTCTTCCAGGTGGTGCACCAGTCCACCGAGTTGTGGCTGAAACTCGCCGCCGCCGAGCTGGCCGAGGCGGTCACCCGGCTGCGCGCCGGCGAGCTGGCGGTGACCGAGTCGCTGCTGGCCCGGGCGACGCTCGGAATCCAGCTGGTCACCGACCAGCTGGAGATGTTCCGGCACCTGTCCCCGGCCGACTTCCAGGCCATGCAACCGGCGCTGGGCAAGGGATCCGGCGCGGAGTCGCCCGGCTGGCGGCAGGTCCAGGCCACGAGCCGACAGCTCGGCCGGGCATTCGCCGAGCAGCTGGAGGCCCAGGGAATCGACCCGGCCACACTGGGCCGGCCGGATCCGGCGAACCCCGTCCAGCGGCTCGCCGAGGCGCTCGTCGAGTGGGACGAGCGGGTGTCGCTGTGGCGGACGCGGCACTACCAGATCGCCCTGCGCGTCGGGGGCCACGCCCCGGACGGCGCCGAGGCGACGATGCTCGCCAAGCTCGTCGGGTACCGGTTCTTCCCCGAACTGTGGCGGGCCCGCCTGAAGCCCACCGGCGAATCCGGTAACGAATCACAGGTCGGTCGTCCCTGA
- a CDS encoding tryptophan 2,3-dioxygenase family protein, with protein sequence MRFVRELTSWLSGAGEPDSFPYSAVLAEYHRVGKHFVEKELLALLDQARAQSTVPAAARDAHARLLGAFLDAALDKWDGRYDYRSYLALRLLRLPCGDEVDDGPAADPVGARRDRDRLLVRLVADALAFELTAASGATDLLPERRPSRDVVAKRYRLGVRAASPALVRLGLAGTVPHREAVATPDELRALAADPDPTGELVLRLSMLPVHVTHDEYLFIRVLQAYECLFAGIADELRATVAALTAGHAGPAVERLAYAREQLTAAGPLFSLLATMQAEAFRTFREFTEGASAIQSRSYKLVESLCRTPEGSRLDSAAYHQVPEVRDRVHAGRPSVDDAFRAAVRDGLLAAPGGERVEEEMRSFAAAVVQWRRTHHRLATRMLGPRPGTGYTEGTPYLAAVRSIPVFTSVADDSRSPSPTAPTGGSPE encoded by the coding sequence GTGCGGTTCGTGCGTGAACTGACGAGTTGGCTGTCCGGTGCCGGTGAGCCCGACAGTTTCCCATACTCCGCCGTGCTGGCGGAGTATCACCGGGTCGGCAAACACTTCGTCGAGAAGGAACTGCTGGCCCTGCTCGACCAGGCCCGTGCGCAGTCGACGGTGCCGGCGGCCGCGCGGGATGCCCACGCCCGGTTGCTGGGTGCCTTCCTCGACGCCGCGCTCGACAAGTGGGACGGCCGGTACGACTACCGCAGTTACCTGGCGCTGCGGCTGCTCCGGCTGCCCTGCGGGGACGAGGTCGACGACGGGCCGGCCGCCGACCCGGTCGGTGCCCGGCGGGACCGGGACCGGCTCCTCGTCCGCCTGGTCGCCGACGCGCTGGCCTTCGAGCTGACCGCCGCCTCCGGCGCCACCGACCTGCTGCCCGAGCGGCGCCCGAGCCGGGACGTGGTGGCCAAGCGCTACCGGCTCGGCGTACGGGCCGCGTCCCCCGCTCTCGTCCGGCTGGGCCTGGCCGGCACGGTCCCCCACCGGGAGGCGGTGGCGACCCCGGACGAGCTGCGGGCCCTCGCCGCCGACCCGGATCCCACCGGGGAGCTGGTGCTGCGGCTGAGCATGCTGCCGGTCCACGTGACACACGACGAGTACCTGTTCATCCGGGTGCTCCAGGCGTACGAGTGCCTCTTCGCGGGAATCGCCGACGAGCTGCGCGCCACCGTCGCCGCCCTGACCGCCGGCCACGCAGGACCGGCGGTCGAGCGGCTGGCGTACGCCCGCGAGCAGCTCACCGCCGCCGGACCGCTGTTCTCGCTGCTGGCCACCATGCAGGCGGAGGCGTTCCGGACCTTCCGGGAGTTCACCGAGGGGGCGAGCGCCATCCAGTCGCGCTCCTACAAGCTGGTGGAGTCGCTGTGCCGTACCCCGGAGGGGTCGCGGTTGGACTCGGCCGCCTACCACCAGGTGCCGGAGGTCCGCGACCGGGTGCACGCCGGGCGGCCGTCGGTCGACGACGCGTTCCGGGCCGCCGTACGCGACGGACTGCTCGCCGCGCCCGGCGGCGAGCGGGTCGAGGAGGAGATGCGGTCGTTCGCCGCTGCGGTCGTCCAGTGGCGGCGTACGCACCACCGGCTGGCGACCCGGATGCTCGGCCCCCGCCCCGGCACCGGCTACACGGAGGGCACGCCCTACCTGGCCGCCGTCCGGTCCATCCCGGTCTTCACCTCCGTCGCCGACGACTCCCGATCCCCGTCCCCGACCGCACCGACCGGAGGCAGCCCCGAGTGA
- a CDS encoding aminotransferase class V-fold PLP-dependent enzyme, with the protein MSPPEPHPDAHLPECLDATAHAALRAEFPLLQSAVYLNNNSTGAVPRGAEHVLTGYWETLRSWRDEVWQGWHVGLDRYADSVAALIGAPAGSVVTDANLSTLLARVASCFDYRPPRDRIVTTDLEYPTVPFIWNAFRRYGARLDVVGSGGPRFDEDALDARVDERTLLVCVPHASFSSGATIDLHRLVRRAHDVGALVVVDAFQSVGVMPLDVTALGVDVVLGGAHKWLCGVGTAFLYVRPGLVPKLEPAATGWQAGDRAFTFQPSTGWADGARRFAGGTPFPLTSLVSQVGLDLLAGVGIDAIRRHSLACTQRVLDRAAAAGIDVVSPTDPHRRGGVVCLDVADGEAVKRRLVARDMVCSWRGHLRVGPHVYNTLDEIDTFMDALEEELKR; encoded by the coding sequence GTGAGCCCGCCCGAACCGCACCCCGACGCGCACCTGCCCGAGTGCCTCGACGCCACCGCGCACGCCGCCCTGCGCGCCGAGTTCCCCCTGCTCCAGAGCGCCGTCTATCTCAACAACAACTCCACCGGCGCGGTGCCCAGAGGGGCGGAACACGTCCTCACCGGCTACTGGGAGACGCTGCGGAGCTGGCGCGACGAGGTCTGGCAGGGCTGGCACGTCGGCCTCGACCGGTACGCCGACTCGGTCGCCGCCCTCATCGGCGCGCCGGCGGGCAGCGTCGTCACGGACGCGAACCTGAGCACGCTGCTCGCCCGGGTGGCGTCCTGTTTCGACTACCGCCCGCCGCGCGACCGGATCGTCACCACCGACCTCGAGTACCCGACCGTGCCGTTCATCTGGAACGCGTTCCGCCGCTACGGCGCCCGACTCGACGTGGTCGGCTCGGGCGGCCCGCGGTTCGACGAGGACGCCCTCGATGCGCGCGTCGACGAACGCACGCTGCTGGTGTGCGTCCCGCACGCCAGCTTCTCCTCCGGCGCCACCATCGACCTGCACCGGCTGGTGCGGCGCGCCCACGACGTCGGCGCCCTGGTGGTGGTCGACGCCTTCCAGAGCGTCGGGGTGATGCCGCTGGACGTGACGGCGCTCGGCGTCGACGTGGTCCTCGGCGGCGCGCACAAGTGGCTGTGCGGGGTCGGCACCGCCTTCCTCTACGTCCGCCCGGGCCTGGTCCCGAAGCTGGAACCGGCGGCGACCGGCTGGCAGGCCGGCGACCGGGCGTTCACGTTCCAGCCGTCGACCGGCTGGGCCGACGGGGCCCGGCGGTTCGCCGGCGGCACCCCGTTCCCCCTCACCTCGCTGGTCTCCCAGGTCGGCCTGGACCTGCTGGCCGGGGTGGGCATCGACGCGATCCGCCGGCACTCGCTCGCCTGCACCCAACGGGTCCTGGACCGGGCCGCGGCGGCCGGCATCGACGTGGTCAGCCCGACGGACCCGCACCGGCGCGGCGGCGTCGTCTGCCTGGACGTCGCCGACGGCGAGGCCGTCAAGCGGCGGCTGGTCGCGCGCGACATGGTCTGCAGCTGGCGGGGCCACCTGCGGGTCGGCCCGCACGTCTACAACACCCTCGACGAGATCGACACGTTCATGGACGCCCTGGAAGAGGAGCTGAAACGGTGA
- a CDS encoding methyltransferase — protein MKVTLSPRALMSLLANGPKAMDVLETALGMGLLDALEPGPASLGELAARFGVRPLRLYKFLDCLESLGIVERSEPGDDITTATYRAVPGLRDAVTAVVGPGAVERDRDRYPWRRLHGRLAESLRGEVSMSDDDFAWPPKTDEQTADFERSMAVGLGPVIETVHRNADRLWPDRRRLLDVGGGDGTLAAHVLDDAPGLRADVYNLPAVAPLVAATAARGGHADRLGFVGGDFFAEPLPTGYDAMAFVRVLHDWPNDVARRLVEKAYAALEPGGLLVICEEFRTPDRLAMQFFWSYFLIGVDSCVSRLREVEFYTGLLKEVGFDRVAVLPGGWELVCAYKPVAGV, from the coding sequence GTGAAGGTCACGCTGTCCCCCCGGGCGCTGATGAGTCTGCTCGCCAACGGGCCCAAGGCCATGGACGTGCTGGAGACCGCGCTCGGCATGGGACTGCTCGACGCGCTGGAGCCCGGGCCGGCGAGCCTCGGCGAGCTGGCCGCCCGGTTCGGCGTACGGCCCCTGCGGCTCTACAAGTTCCTCGACTGCCTGGAGAGCCTCGGCATCGTCGAGCGCAGTGAGCCAGGCGACGACATCACGACGGCCACGTACCGCGCGGTGCCCGGCCTCCGGGACGCCGTCACGGCGGTCGTCGGCCCCGGCGCCGTCGAACGCGACCGGGACCGCTACCCCTGGCGGCGGCTGCACGGACGGCTGGCCGAGAGCCTGCGGGGCGAGGTGAGCATGAGCGACGACGACTTCGCCTGGCCCCCGAAGACCGACGAGCAGACCGCCGACTTCGAGCGCAGCATGGCCGTCGGTCTCGGCCCGGTGATCGAGACGGTGCACCGCAACGCCGACCGGCTGTGGCCGGACCGGCGTCGCCTGCTGGACGTCGGCGGGGGCGACGGCACGCTCGCCGCGCACGTCCTCGACGACGCCCCGGGGCTGCGGGCCGACGTGTACAACCTGCCGGCCGTGGCGCCGCTGGTGGCGGCCACCGCGGCCCGCGGGGGGCATGCCGACCGGCTGGGTTTCGTCGGCGGCGACTTCTTCGCCGAGCCGCTGCCCACGGGCTACGACGCCATGGCGTTCGTCCGGGTGCTGCACGACTGGCCGAACGACGTCGCCCGCCGGCTGGTCGAGAAGGCGTACGCGGCCCTCGAACCGGGCGGGCTGCTGGTGATCTGCGAGGAGTTCCGCACCCCGGACCGGCTGGCGATGCAGTTCTTCTGGAGCTACTTCCTCATCGGGGTCGACAGCTGCGTCAGCCGGCTGCGGGAGGTCGAGTTCTACACCGGCCTGCTCAAGGAGGTCGGCTTCGACCGGGTGGCCGTGCTGCCCGGCGGCTGGGAGCTGGTCTGCGCGTACAAGCCGGTGGCCGGGGTGTGA
- a CDS encoding YchJ family protein — MAKRSRRRAADDRDRPCPCGAGQPYAGCCGRLHRGEADAATAEALMRSRYSAFAVGDTAYLLRSWHSSTRPGALDLDPGQRWTGLEIVDTDRGGLFDATGTVEFRAHHRAGGQPGTQSERSRFVREDGRWVYLDALPD, encoded by the coding sequence GTGGCGAAGCGATCCCGCCGGCGGGCGGCCGACGACCGTGACCGGCCCTGCCCCTGCGGCGCCGGCCAGCCGTACGCCGGATGTTGCGGGCGGCTGCACCGGGGCGAGGCGGACGCGGCGACCGCCGAGGCGCTGATGCGCTCGCGGTACAGCGCCTTCGCCGTCGGCGACACCGCGTACCTGCTGCGCAGCTGGCACTCCTCGACCCGGCCGGGCGCCCTCGACCTCGACCCCGGCCAGCGCTGGACGGGCCTGGAGATCGTCGACACCGACCGGGGCGGGCTGTTCGACGCCACCGGCACCGTCGAGTTCCGGGCCCACCACCGCGCCGGCGGCCAGCCGGGTACGCAGAGCGAGCGCAGCCGGTTCGTCCGCGAGGACGGCCGTTGGGTCTACCTCGACGCGCTGCCCGACTGA
- a CDS encoding gluconokinase: MTGEGASPTRHVVVMGVSGAGKTTVARGIAARTGLVFAEADEFHTPEHVAQMRAGVPLDDAARLPWLRELAGWMAARAAEGVSTVLACSALRRSYRDTLRQGPPSVEFVHLDGAAEVIRERMARRAGHFMPPSLLESQLATLEQHHPDESVLVLDLSLTPDELVSAAVDRLGLTHGVAANG; this comes from the coding sequence ATGACTGGTGAGGGCGCGTCCCCGACGCGGCACGTGGTCGTGATGGGGGTGTCCGGCGCCGGCAAGACGACCGTGGCCCGGGGCATCGCCGCCCGTACCGGACTGGTCTTCGCCGAGGCCGACGAGTTCCACACGCCGGAGCACGTGGCGCAGATGCGCGCCGGCGTGCCGCTGGACGACGCCGCCCGACTGCCCTGGCTGCGCGAGCTGGCGGGCTGGATGGCCGCCCGCGCCGCCGAGGGCGTGTCGACGGTGCTGGCCTGCTCGGCGCTGCGGCGGTCCTACCGCGACACGCTGCGGCAGGGGCCGCCGAGCGTCGAGTTCGTCCACCTGGACGGCGCCGCCGAGGTGATCCGGGAGCGGATGGCCCGGCGTGCCGGGCACTTCATGCCGCCGAGCCTGCTGGAGTCGCAGCTGGCCACCCTGGAACAGCACCACCCCGACGAGTCGGTGCTGGTGCTCGACCTGTCGCTGACGCCTGACGAACTCGTCTCGGCGGCGGTCGACCGGCTCGGCCTGACGCACGGCGTCGCCGCCAACGGCTGA